One segment of Pelecanus crispus isolate bPelCri1 chromosome 2, bPelCri1.pri, whole genome shotgun sequence DNA contains the following:
- the TMEM200C gene encoding transmembrane protein 200C: MIATGGLLRISARKQDPLRPQSQVPKRKRKAKKKRKNDVVVVKGKLKLFSLSGLIALCGILVLLVGIALAVVGYWPKPSQVYREGSFSGGRHLAPQGGTPKNHSRSQEGAQAGIHPESPSRANSSTTATTRGSPQSPPTSSSPQASVGFLFQLFSSYLHSDKLKVLGPLIMGIGIFLFICANAVLHENRDKKTKIINLRDLYSTVIDAHSLRAKDGGTPASAPLNGFVNYVQSRGLELKPGSEGLGAAAMLAKSSWPPGLGVSLSPPDLASSPRRSSCTPPQPPSLAEAVYSIYRERAALAGRTVTSPPCSPSESWGRRSTASSIVGSSLSAFTLLPLAPSGGGGGWQRPPGERGAQEIPRGEFELSLTDLSSSHIEGGCGMRRHKLVLRRQSTSCLPDVRRPLFPEPLWSPTVSRGLDSTLLVKASSSYSKSLDLGGSPPSTPPAITRMDSQSSQSEPSSSNKGYSHLEEAGTSLESVANTPASKIQDCEEEPVEKTDPLKATSREQTEEQSQQTQRQYTNKEKLFMISRSHAALGLEDGELESTGI; the protein is encoded by the coding sequence ATGATCGCCACTGGAGGCCTCCTGAGGATCTCTGCTAGGAAACAGGACCCCTTGCGACCCCAAAGCCAAGTCCCCAAACGCAAACGCAAGGCCAAAAAGAAGCGCAAGAACGACGTGGTGGTGGTGAAAGGCAAGCTCAAGCTGTTCTCCCTCTCAGGGCTCATCGCCCTCTGTGGCATCCTGGTATTGCTGGTGGGCATCGCCTTGGCCGTGGTGGGCTATTGGCCGAAGCCCAGCCAGGTGTACAGAGAAGGCAGCTTCAGTGGGGGCCGGCACCTGGCACCACAGGGTGGCACCCCCAAGAACCACTCCCGGAGCCAGGAAGGGGCGCAAGCAGGGATCCATCCAGAGTCACCCTCCAGAGCCAACAGCTCCACCACTGCTACCACCCGGGGGTCCCCACAGTCCCCCCCCACTTCCTCATCCCCCCAGGCCTCGGTGGGtttccttttccagcttttctcgAGCTACTTGCATTCAGACAAGCTGAAGGTGCTGGGCCCCCTCATCATGGGTATTGGCATCTTCCTCTTCATCTGTGCCAATGCGGTATTGCACGAGAACCGCGACAAGAAGACCAAGATCATCAACCTGCGTGACCTCTACTCCACCGTCATCGATGCCCACAGCCTGCGGGCCAAGGACGGAGGCACTCCGGCCTCAGCCCCTCTCAACGGCTTTGTCAACTACGTGCAGTCCCGGGGCCTGGAGCTGAAGCCTGGCAGTGAAGGTCTGGGTGCTGCAGCCATGCTGGCCAAGAGCTCCTGGCCACCAGGACTGGGTGTCTCCCTTTCCCCGCCAGACCTAGCGTCCTCGCCACGGCGTTCCTCCTGCaccccgccgcagccgcccaGCCTGGCCGAGGCTGTGTACAGCATCTACCGGGAGCGTGCTGCCCTTGCTGGCCGCACTGTCACCagcccaccctgcagcccgTCAGAGAGCTGGGGCCGGCgcagcacagccagctccaTCGTCGGCTCTTCACTGAGCGCTTTCACCCTCCTGCCCTTGGCGCCGAGCGGCGGAGGGGGAGGCTGGCAGAGGCCACCTGGTGAGCGGGGAGCCCAGGAAATCCCACGGGGGGAGTTTGAACTGAGCCTGACTGacctcagcagcagccacatcGAGGGAGGCTGCGGGATGAGGAGGCACAAGCTGGTTCTCAGGCGGCAGAGCACCAGCTGCTTGCCCGATGTCAGGCGTCCCCTTTTCCCTGAGCCACTTTGGTCCCCGACAGTCAGCAGGGGCCTGGACtccaccctcttggtaaaggcATCTTCTAGCTACTCCAAATCTCTGGATCTCGGGGGGTCCCCCCCCTCAACCCCTCCTGCCATCACCAGGATGGACTCCCAGAGCTCCCAGTCTGAGCCTTCCAGCAGCAATAAGGGCTACAGCCACCTGGAGGAGGCAGGCACCTCCTTGGAGTCAGTTGCTAACACCCCAGCCAGTAAAATCCAGGACTGTGAGGAGGAACCAGTTGAGAAGACGGACCCCCTCAAGGCTACCAGCAGAGAACAAACAGAGGAGCAATCCCAGCAAACTCAAAGACAGTACACAAATAAAGAGAAACTCTTTATGATTTCTAGGTCGCACGCTGCATTAGGGCTGGAGGACGGGGAACTGGAGAGTACTGGCAtctaa